A portion of the Lathamus discolor isolate bLatDis1 chromosome 5, bLatDis1.hap1, whole genome shotgun sequence genome contains these proteins:
- the CEP57L1 gene encoding centrosomal protein CEP57L1 produces the protein MDSESKNSFIGSILQPPDRMLPAGFACIESKKLAAVGGDRPSISNKQAVMAAMKTLQEKMHRLQLEKSKAEDNLWSLSIAAAQYKKAVEHESYKKDTVHEELMQQSKDVSVQLNAAQSRCSLLEKQLDYMKKMVSSAELENKMVLEQQAQLQKEEDQNWLKLHAKLEKLEMLEKECLKLTATQRIAEDKIKCLEERLCKEEHRRKLVQDQTAQFQTGFKINRILLSSVTSQNEPKKENMKKKKTKKRNPTVKKMHLSQLHVRAGELPFVAGKSVSSSHSVSANVQSVLHIMKHRNPCISSQSQRGATSGISGHTALSGSVSVSSCSASPIATRSLSDLLLAMQDELGQMSVEHQELLKQIQETQDSTVREHLEQELDCLVKQMEIKGKQISKLKKHEATVQKLKRKTQKWKQGAAQVKMKCDDQKEGKEIAVTVRKSMCTSCPGQKSRSSLQLLKDVQKLQSTLKKDGIMW, from the exons ATGGATTCCGAATCAAAGAACAGTTTCATAGGAAGCATTCTTCAGCCACCAGATAGGATGCTTCCTGCTGGCTTTGCTTGTATAGAATCAAAAAAGTTGGCAGCTGTTGGTGGTGACAGGCCTTCTATCTCCAATAAGCAAG CTGTAATGGCAGCCATGAAGACTCTTCAGGAAAAGATGCACCGTCTACAGTTGGAGAAGTCAAAAGCTGAAGATAATCTGTGGAGCCTCTCCATAGCAGCTGCTCAGTATAAGAAGGCAGTAGAGCATGAATCCTACAAAAAGGACACAGTACATGAAGAACTAATGCAACAGAGCAAAG ATGTAAGTGTGCAGTTAAATGCAGCACAATCCCGCTGCTCTCTGCTGGAGAAACAGCTGGATTACATGAAGAAAATGGTCTCCAGTgcagaactggaaaacaaaatggttttAGAACAACAG GCCCAGCTTCAGAAAGAAGAAGATCAGAACTGGTTGAAACTGCATGCAAAACTTGAAAAGCTTGAAATGCTAGAAAAAGAGTGCCTTAAACTTACTGCTACTCAGAGAATTGCAGAA GACAAGATCAAATGCTTAGAAGAAAGGCTTTGTAAAGAAGAGCATCGGCGTAAACTAGTACAAGACCAAACTGCTCAG TTCCAAACAGGATTTAAGATAAACAGAATTTTGTTGTCTTCAGTGACATCTCAAAATGAacctaaaaaggaaaacatgaagaagaaaaaaactaagAAG AGAAATCCtacagtgaagaaaatgcaCCTTTCACAACTACATGTAAGGGCTGGTGAACTACCTTTTGTGGCTGGGAAG TCTGTCAGCTCCAGCCATTCTGTTAGTGCAAATGTTCAAAGTGTGTTGCACATTATGAAGCATCGCAATCCATGTATCTCATCACAAAGTCAAAGAGGAGCTACATCTGGGATTTCAGGACACACAGCCCTTTCAGGATCTGTATCTGTATCCTCTTGTTCCGCATCACCTATTGCCACCAGAAGCCTTTCTGACCTTCTGTTGGCCATGCAAGATGAGCTGGGCCAAATGAGCGT TGAGCATCAAGAACTTCTGAAGCAGATACAGGAGACTCAAGACTCCACAGTTCGTGAACACCTAGAACAGGAGCTGGATTGCCTTGTAAAGCAAATGgagattaaaggaaaacaaatatccAAGCTGAAAAAGCATGAGGCTACT GTGcagaaattaaagagaaaaactcagaaatggaagcaaggGGCAGCTCAGGTCAAAATGAAGTGTGATGaccaaaaggaaggaaaagagattgCAGTCACTGTAAGGAAAAGTATGTGTACATCTTGTCCTGggcagaaaagcaggagctcTCTTCAGCTGCTAAAAGATGTACAGAAACTTCAGTCAACATTGAAAAAAGATGGTATCATGTGGTAA